The Plasmodium relictum strain SGS1 genome assembly, chromosome: 8 DNA window aaaaagaaatataaattttatagcatttttattattcatatgtatttctttaatacacatatttttttcattttaatacTTTGGAATTACAACTTTATTGTTAAAcagtatttttaataaaaaaagtaaatttgaaaatatatttttaaaataaatttatacaaaaattacaatatcaaaaaaaaaaaaaataaaataaaataaagtaaaaagatgtaaatttaaaaaaaaaaaatatttttgcatAAAgggggaaaaaaaagaaaaatttatgaaattatcggatatttttattaaacttaataaattcttaaacaaaaaaaaaaaaaaaaaaaaaaaaaaagtaataaaataataacttATAAAAagtcaataaaaatatgaaaacacttgtttaaaaaaatcttttttttatcatagtaaatacacttttttttaaactatttAAACTTATATACAGTACCATTTTAAATTGGATAACTTATTTAAAACCTAGATGTATTTAAGAGTTAAATTTGTTATTATATGTACTACTGCTTATACTATTTATATCTATGTTACTTAAATTAATATTgcttatattttcattatttacatTGTATAAATTGTACTTTTGCAATTTActgtaatttatattatgtggtattttacttaatttattatcataCTTAACCGTTTCTGCATCGTAACTATTGCAATTAAAAGGAATATTTTGATTATTCTTTTGATTAAAAGGTATAAAGTtactttcatttatattccccttattaattaattgattttttaaatcgTTTTTATGCAAAGATATCggattatatatttttttatcgtttgtttcatttatataattattaggAATAGATGTTGAGTTCGAATAATAATTGTTATTTATATCAGTATTATTCTTAAAGCTTTCTTTTTGATCGAAATTTATTgaagtatttattttttttatatcacatgatatttttatgttattattattattgaaattatgtaaattataatttatttgattattattaaaagaatttatatAAGATAAAGAATCGTTGGCCTCTACATAATAATTAGTTTTATCATTAAAGTTCGTACCATTATCATTTgcattattaaatttttttttcctcttGTTATTGGCATTATTTGATTCGAAACTATTTGTATTCGAATTATCTAtataattagaaaaattttcatttttatattcagaATTACATTCATTAACAGAATTTATATGCAACGggattttatatttattagtgtaataaaaattgtaatctaatttaattaaaaaattatgagcATAATCATCAATgttattatttacatattctgttaaaagaagaaaaaaaattttaaaatgtttatCATAATGCTTGATGGTATTATGTATCATAGATATATATGCTTTATCTCTTAATAATTCTTGTATGAATTTTTTgtgataattatttttattattttttttattattaactaCATTTCTATTTAATGAGTTACAACTTTGATTTTCATGAGACAATTTTTCTATCTGTTCATTTTTGTCGAAACTAAATTTTAGTATATGCCTTGTAAATATATGAGCAATAGAAATTAATTTCAAAATACAGTTGATAATATTCGTATTCATAATAAAGGAATATTTAAGTATGttgtttaaataattattatgtatatgtattatatcatcaaaaattaatgtttctttaaatttgttATTCATACAATAATATTCAGACTTTATTACATCATTTTGAATATGATACAAataacattttaaaaaatgaagcaTACTTTCTCTTGTATGAATACATatcattaaattatttttacattcctcatttatatcaatatttttGACAAACATATGATTAAGCCAAACTTCTGTTAATTTATGTTCAATATATTTACAGTAATTTAATACTCGAAAAATTaaagtatatttaaaaatagttatgttattaaatattaaattataaggAAATATATTGTGATAAGATAATATTAACCCTTTATAAATTTCTACATTAATATTAGCTTGAACATTCTGAATATTCAGCATGTTGTTTTTTATGTtagatataatttttttttttgttcctttatatttttctacattattatttttgaattcattgaattttgaataattatttttattttccttttgtttttttattccttctaattttttattacattctCTTTCACTTTCTTTTTCGTCTTCATCATCATCTTTGCTTTCTTCTTCGCTATGGTTATATTGGTCTTCTCTCACATCCTCTTCTTCTGTTTCTCTATTATGATAATACTCTTCTCCTTGTTCTCGTTTGTGACCTTGTTTTTGTTCTTCATCATAAATAGAATTATCTTTCTTAAAATGAATATGATCGTTATTTAGatgaaaatttttcaaatcgattattatattaacatTATCAATGATACTTAATATATCAGAAACGTCAATATTGTAATCTTTTctgtattttaaattatacaaaACAGATGAGCGTATGGATAtatcataataattttttaatttattgagaatgttattttttttattattatataatttttctaagtGCTCATGcgataatatataaaaatatttaagataATCACTAATTTgtaaaaagaagaaaaagtaatgatgttttattttttcttttatatctattttttttatatataattcaaacattttttttgatgCATATAAATGTTGATTATGAATTAAATcttcatatattttcttatcaTTATCATATATTAAGTAGCAGGTTTTATTGCTTTGCATATAATTGGAGTTATAATATTCATCTTCTAACttcttattattaatattattattggtatattttaatgaaaattcttGATTACAATTATTAAAGCTATCCTTATTATAATTGTAATCATTGTTcctattttcattatttgcTGCAATATTATTAATGTAAATATCAGAAGTAcaattattactattatcctctaaataaaaaaaatttttgttttgtaaatttaataatttagagCAAGCTGAAAGAACATCAATATATTTTCCagttataaatatataattacaaatgctttttaaaaaaacaggaactttattatttaatataatatatttagcTCCCCAGTAATTAGTAGATAAATcaatatactttttaaaaatatatttgtaaatattattatgataAAATTTATGATTTTGTCTATAATATGGGGTGATATGTTTATTTTCATGTATAAAGAATTCTTTATATGTATCCTTTACTTTtccataaaaaatataatttttaataaaatcaaaCAATGGAGTagttacattttttaataaatagagGAGAactcttttattaatatcatctacatttaaatattcctgtaatttataaataagatCAATTAGATATTTTgagttattaatttttttttttattatgatcttgtttataattttattcaatAATTTAGCAATTTGAATCAAGGGAAGTatgcttatttttattttgtataaaGATATATCTTCTGTCTTCTCTATatcaatattaaaaaataaattaaaatcttgtatatttttatgaaataaattatttatactaaaaaaaatttttttttcttctggATCTGTACAGGTAGATAATCTATTTTCATCAAATAGGCATAGtgatatatcatttttatcattcatattaattttagtaaaattaaaaatatttcttatgttttcttcaatt harbors:
- a CDS encoding spindle pole body protein, putative, translated to MNKEKLKKLLEKENNDRINITYTKFRNCLCLFNNYSKCYINIKKKYKEFLKYEKIYGNENIKFNEEKSIDYNKESSLEFMYPYRYENNRNIFLIINSKNINSVNNCIYNNDIIYIIYNNKKYEHVNLQKRKKKKNKKKKKSSYNMQNDTYSSLTSYVSNEEEDVNPIYNSTIFETSNMNFCEREKKKKKRSKLSNKRNFIYSDDDSDNHYEYVFTHINSDLYFLSVSNDHIEKEKNLYIQNEKYINYNDVIFRRLKFKKTLFINLDSYNSWIIIKKSILLNEYWNCLNKNDSVDINDVLYDVINIYEKITNCYTRIYINDSFLLINNKTKEILGVQRIELDNNIINKNSTNLNKNDDLLNTCTGNEESNYYKLVLIKKMNIKHLFNNNTDINITFHFHNVCLTNYNKLDHNNSYLLIHNYNLNSDSQILLNLTLNKKIYAEHLINSNNSTPLNSNLIDTDLLNHEDYIYFNNYITQKISENYLNYSLYIKECLLIIDILYILNNSYGNLIYIKEFYKYNHENYYSYICNILKKNKNYDKKNKEESNSIYSLSSYGENSNASSNSSQTNSSSFLSDDESQENLSFDEKINFNELNNELIYIMPKYKLIFHPKIFSSKESNNSNIEITKEILKLGIYLRKIQKFIEINKRGQSCNFTFDIFCCCLYNINLHILNHINKIEENIRNIFNFTKINMNDKNDISLCLFDENRLSTCTDPEEKKIFFSINNLFHKNIQDFNLFFNIDIEKTEDISLYKIKISILPLIQIAKLLNKIINKIIIKKKINNSKYLIDLIYKLQEYLNVDDINKRVLLYLLKNVTTPLFDFIKNYIFYGKVKDTYKEFFIHENKHITPYYRQNHKFYHNNIYKYIFKKYIDLSTNYWGAKYIILNNKVPVFLKSICNYIFITGKYIDVLSACSKLLNLQNKNFFYLEDNSNNCTSDIYINNIAANNENRNNDYNYNKDSFNNCNQEFSLKYTNNNINNKKLEDEYYNSNYMQSNKTCYLIYDNDKKIYEDLIHNQHLYASKKMFELYIKKIDIKEKIKHHYFFFFLQISDYLKYFYILSHEHLEKLYNNKKNNILNKLKNYYDISIRSSVLYNLKYRKDYNIDVSDILSIIDNVNIIIDLKNFHLNNDHIHFKKDNSIYDEEQKQGHKREQGEEYYHNRETEEEDVREDQYNHSEEESKDDDEDEKESERECNKKLEGIKKQKENKNNYSKFNEFKNNNVEKYKGTKKKIISNIKNNMLNIQNVQANINVEIYKGLILSYHNIFPYNLIFNNITIFKYTLIFRVLNYCKYIEHKLTEVWLNHMFVKNIDINEECKNNLMICIHTRESMLHFLKCYLYHIQNDVIKSEYYCMNNKFKETLIFDDIIHIHNNYLNNILKYSFIMNTNIINCILKLISIAHIFTRHILKFSFDKNEQIEKLSHENQSCNSLNRNVVNNKKNNKNNYHKKFIQELLRDKAYISMIHNTIKHYDKHFKIFFLLLTEYVNNNIDDYAHNFLIKLDYNFYYTNKYKIPLHINSVNECNSEYKNENFSNYIDNSNTNSFESNNANNKRKKKFNNANDNGTNFNDKTNYYVEANDSLSYINSFNNNQINYNLHNFNNNNNIKISCDIKKINTSINFDQKESFKNNTDINNNYYSNSTSIPNNYINETNDKKIYNPISLHKNDLKNQLINKGNINESNFIPFNQKNNQNIPFNCNSYDAETVKYDNKLSKIPHNINYSKLQKYNLYNVNNENISNINLSNIDINSISSSTYNNKFNS